The Frondihabitans australicus genome includes a region encoding these proteins:
- the resB gene encoding cytochrome c biogenesis protein ResB, giving the protein MARSSDDTTDERNDPLRPSDHFDSKAPDPSVTQPKLGPIGYARFFWRQLTSMRTALFLLMLLAVAAIPGSLVPQTSSDPNGVVQYKADHPALYPWVKGLGLFHTYTTPWFSAVYLLLFISLIGCIIPRVKHHLEALRAAPPKTPVRLSRLAGFQSHPLIQSVPEGKAPVSAEIAIAGARTQLRRLGYRTKVYGDSVSAERGYMRETGNLVFHIALLGVLVTVAIGGGFGYTGQRVVVAGQSFSNVLGSYDSFNPGRWFNDTFLEPYNIKIDDFTVKYSDQTGSAFGTPIDYNAKVTTTEPGQKSKTSNLRVNDPLEIGGDQVYLLGNGYAVNVTVRDGQGNIALKDSIPFLPQDANLTSLGVIKVPDAKPTQLGMIGFFYPTATTGQGGALSSNYPDLVNPVLTLDVYSGNLHLNNGVPKSVYALNTDDLKPIAVTNASGKAGVEKALTLTPGKTVKLPDGLGSIQFTGVTRYVSLDVHHDPSQVWVLVFAVLIVLGLLTGLFVPRRRVWVKAVQGENGITLEYAGLARGEDPTLERAVDDLAKRHLASLGSAQAADRRKVNS; this is encoded by the coding sequence ATGGCACGGTCGTCTGACGACACCACCGACGAGCGCAACGACCCGCTGCGGCCGTCCGACCACTTCGACTCGAAGGCGCCCGACCCGTCGGTGACGCAGCCGAAGCTCGGGCCGATCGGCTACGCCCGGTTCTTCTGGCGGCAGCTGACCAGCATGCGCACGGCGCTGTTCCTCCTGATGCTGCTCGCGGTTGCGGCGATCCCGGGCTCGCTCGTGCCCCAGACGTCGTCCGACCCCAACGGCGTCGTCCAGTACAAGGCCGACCACCCGGCGCTCTACCCGTGGGTCAAGGGCCTCGGGCTCTTCCACACCTACACGACGCCGTGGTTCTCGGCCGTGTATCTGCTGCTGTTCATCTCGCTGATCGGCTGCATCATCCCCCGCGTGAAGCACCACCTCGAGGCGCTGCGAGCGGCGCCGCCGAAGACTCCGGTGCGCCTGTCGCGTCTCGCCGGGTTCCAGTCGCACCCGCTGATCCAGAGCGTCCCCGAGGGCAAGGCTCCGGTGTCGGCCGAGATCGCGATCGCCGGAGCCCGCACCCAACTCCGCCGCCTCGGCTACCGCACCAAGGTCTACGGCGACTCGGTGAGCGCCGAGCGCGGCTACATGCGAGAGACCGGTAACCTCGTCTTCCACATCGCCCTGCTCGGCGTGCTGGTGACGGTCGCCATCGGCGGCGGCTTCGGCTACACCGGCCAGCGCGTCGTCGTCGCCGGGCAGTCGTTCTCGAACGTGCTGGGCTCGTACGACTCGTTCAACCCGGGTCGCTGGTTCAACGACACGTTCCTCGAGCCGTACAACATCAAGATCGACGACTTCACGGTGAAGTACTCCGACCAGACCGGCAGCGCCTTCGGCACGCCGATCGACTACAACGCGAAGGTCACCACGACCGAGCCGGGGCAGAAGTCGAAGACGTCGAACCTCCGCGTCAACGACCCGCTCGAGATCGGCGGCGACCAGGTCTACCTGCTCGGCAACGGCTACGCGGTGAACGTCACCGTGCGCGACGGCCAGGGCAACATCGCCCTGAAGGACAGCATCCCGTTCCTGCCTCAGGACGCCAACCTCACGTCGCTCGGCGTCATCAAGGTGCCGGACGCCAAGCCGACCCAGCTCGGCATGATCGGCTTCTTCTACCCGACGGCCACGACCGGCCAGGGCGGCGCGCTGTCGTCGAACTACCCCGACCTGGTCAACCCGGTTCTCACGCTCGACGTCTACTCGGGCAATCTGCACCTGAACAACGGCGTGCCGAAGTCGGTGTACGCGCTCAACACCGACGACCTCAAGCCGATCGCCGTCACCAACGCCAGCGGCAAGGCCGGCGTCGAGAAGGCGCTGACGCTGACGCCGGGGAAGACCGTCAAGCTCCCCGACGGGCTCGGCTCGATCCAGTTCACCGGCGTGACCCGCTACGTGTCGCTCGACGTCCACCACGACCCGTCGCAGGTCTGGGTGCTCGTCTTCGCCGTGCTCATCGTCCTGGGGCTGCTCACCGGCCTGTTCGTGCCCCGGAGGCGCGTGTGGGTGAAGGCGGTTCAGGGCGAGAACGGCATCACCCTCGAATACGCGGGTCTGGCCCGCGGCGAAGACCCGACGCTCGAGAGAGCCGTCGACGATCTCGCGAAGAGACATCTGGCCTCGCTGGGCTCGGCACAGGCCGCCGATCGACGTAAGGTGAACTCGTGA
- the ccsB gene encoding c-type cytochrome biogenesis protein CcsB, which yields MTEAQLSTLCLYCAYSAMAIYVISFIAFGLDLAKRSGEAQMAATAALKAQAQRARAAVSGGQLAMAGGGSAAPATTVLERTDVPDPDRAPRRSSKFERVGLSMMGLGLVVHIAAVVFRGLAAGRVPWANMFEFGLTGTALIVLAFLAVNLMVNVRYLGTYVMGLNIVLLGVAVVNFYVPVSPLVPALQSYWLVIHVFVACLGTAFFAIAAGLSAAQIIQSRREAVRNPKVKLFDTLPGADRLEDLAYRIALVGFVLWTFTLIAGAIWAEKAWGRYWGWDTKEVWTFIIWVIYAGYIHARATRGWRGARSSYLSIVGFAAVMFNFSVVNLFFKGLHAYSGL from the coding sequence GTGACCGAAGCACAACTCTCGACCCTCTGCCTGTACTGCGCGTACTCGGCGATGGCGATCTACGTGATCTCGTTCATCGCGTTCGGGCTCGACCTCGCGAAGCGGTCGGGCGAGGCGCAGATGGCGGCGACGGCGGCCCTCAAGGCGCAGGCGCAGCGCGCGCGGGCGGCGGTCTCGGGCGGCCAGCTGGCCATGGCGGGCGGCGGTTCCGCTGCTCCTGCGACCACGGTCCTCGAGCGCACCGACGTGCCGGACCCCGACCGTGCACCGCGCCGCTCGTCGAAGTTCGAGCGCGTCGGCCTGTCGATGATGGGCCTCGGCCTCGTCGTGCACATCGCAGCCGTGGTCTTCCGCGGTCTCGCCGCCGGGCGCGTGCCGTGGGCCAACATGTTCGAGTTCGGCCTCACCGGCACGGCCCTCATCGTGCTCGCGTTCCTCGCGGTGAACCTCATGGTCAACGTGCGGTACCTCGGCACCTACGTCATGGGCCTCAACATCGTGCTGCTCGGCGTCGCCGTAGTGAACTTCTACGTGCCGGTCAGCCCGCTGGTGCCGGCGCTCCAGTCGTACTGGCTGGTCATCCACGTGTTCGTCGCCTGCCTCGGCACGGCGTTCTTCGCGATCGCCGCGGGCCTCTCGGCGGCGCAGATCATCCAGTCGCGCCGCGAGGCCGTCCGCAACCCCAAGGTCAAGCTCTTCGACACGCTTCCCGGCGCCGACCGCCTCGAAGACCTCGCGTACCGCATCGCGCTGGTCGGCTTCGTGCTCTGGACCTTCACGCTCATCGCCGGCGCGATCTGGGCCGAGAAGGCGTGGGGCCGCTACTGGGGCTGGGACACCAAAGAGGTCTGGACGTTCATCATCTGGGTCATCTACGCCGGCTACATCCACGCCCGCGCGACGCGCGGCTGGCGCGGCGCCCGGTCGTCGTACCTGTCGATCGTCGGCTTCGCGGCCGTCATGTTCAACTTCTCGGTCGTCAACCTGTTCTTCAAGGGCCTGCACGCCTACAGCGGCCTGTAG
- a CDS encoding cytochrome c biogenesis CcdA family protein has protein sequence MALALPVAILAGIISFISPCVLPLVPGYLGYVGGLTGGSQDARGKRVDRARLVLGVLLFILGFTVVFVALNTGASLVGFWFLQWRTLITRLMGIVVIAMGLVFVGNFPLFQRTVKLSISPRTGLVGAPLLGLVFGLGWSPCLGPTLAAIVSLSYSSGSAWQGFLLGLFYCVGLGVPFLFVALGLGWMSRSIAFVKRHIRAVNLIGGSLLVAIGVLMVAGVWTDLMSRFGAVIANYGTVV, from the coding sequence ATGGCTCTGGCGCTGCCCGTCGCGATCCTGGCCGGCATCATCTCGTTCATCAGCCCCTGCGTGCTCCCGCTGGTGCCCGGCTACCTCGGGTACGTCGGGGGCCTCACCGGCGGGTCGCAGGATGCACGGGGCAAGCGGGTCGACCGGGCCCGTCTCGTACTCGGGGTGCTCCTCTTCATCCTCGGATTCACCGTCGTGTTCGTCGCCCTCAACACCGGCGCCAGCCTCGTGGGCTTCTGGTTCCTGCAGTGGCGCACCCTCATCACGCGCCTCATGGGCATCGTGGTCATCGCGATGGGCCTCGTCTTCGTCGGGAACTTCCCGCTCTTCCAGCGCACGGTGAAGCTCTCGATCAGCCCCCGCACGGGCCTGGTCGGCGCCCCGCTGCTCGGCCTCGTCTTCGGCCTCGGCTGGAGCCCGTGCCTGGGCCCCACGCTCGCCGCGATCGTCTCGCTGTCGTACAGCTCGGGGTCCGCCTGGCAGGGCTTTCTTCTCGGGCTGTTCTACTGTGTCGGCCTGGGCGTGCCGTTCCTGTTCGTCGCCCTCGGGCTCGGCTGGATGTCCCGCTCGATCGCGTTCGTCAAGAGGCACATCCGTGCCGTCAACCTCATCGGAGGCAGCCTTCTCGTGGCAATCGGAGTTCTCATGGTCGCCGGGGTCTGGACGGACCTCATGTCCCGTTTCGGGGCGGTGATCGCGAACTATGGCACGGTCGTCTGA
- a CDS encoding ArsR/SmtB family transcription factor: MADIYAVIADPTRRDLLRLLLDRRGEGAGASPSAAAPATQSSPSAPSPSSGDISVGDIVTALGFSQPTVSKHLRVLREAGLVHVREVGQHRYYSVDEAPLTEVLAWLEPFFPDPSPAVAPGAGAARTSPVPVPAPLRRAAGNLPDPSDVGASLGRTVAGARSRILDPVKKRLGHREQG, translated from the coding sequence ATGGCCGACATCTACGCCGTGATCGCCGACCCCACGAGGCGCGACCTGCTCCGCCTCCTGCTCGACCGGCGCGGGGAGGGCGCCGGTGCATCACCGTCTGCGGCTGCGCCCGCGACGCAGTCGTCCCCGTCCGCGCCGTCTCCGTCGAGCGGCGACATCAGCGTCGGCGACATCGTGACCGCGCTCGGTTTCAGCCAGCCCACCGTGTCCAAGCACCTCCGCGTGCTCCGCGAGGCCGGACTCGTGCACGTGCGCGAGGTGGGCCAGCACCGCTACTACTCAGTCGACGAGGCGCCCCTGACGGAGGTCCTGGCGTGGCTCGAGCCGTTCTTCCCCGATCCTTCGCCCGCGGTCGCTCCGGGCGCAGGAGCCGCGCGCACGTCGCCCGTGCCGGTGCCCGCCCCGCTCCGCAGAGCCGCCGGGAACCTGCCCGACCCGTCCGACGTCGGAGCGTCGCTCGGCCGCACCGTCGCCGGTGCCCGCAGCCGGATCCTCGACCCCGTGAAGAAGCGTCTGGGCCACCGCGAACAGGGGTAG
- a CDS encoding TrkH family potassium uptake protein produces the protein MSTTERSPGGALAVPSRIRRSLDQVARRSPARFAILVFTALILVVTVLLILPVSSADGTATDLPDALFTAVSVICVTGLTTVDMATHWSTFGDTVVYVGVQVGGIGVLTLASILGMVVTRRLGLRSRLMAASDTNPLRAHAGPVPEVQAVRLSDVRGLLRTVALSALAIEGAIGLLLFPRLVADGIPVRDAFFDAFYYSAMAFTNTGFTPNAQGLDAFAHDYAALTLIMIAVILGSVGFPVIYVVTRNLRHPRRWSLHTKLTLTTSAILLVLGAVVYLALEYDNPRTFGHDDAGATVFQSFFLSAMSRSGGFSTIDIAHLHDSSLLVTDMLMFIGGGSASTAGGIKVTTLAVLFLAAVAEARGRRSMEAFGRRIPSDVLRLAVSVALWGATIVAVGTIVVQQITRESLSHVLFEVISAFATCGLSTGLTGHLPDAAKYVLAVTMWMGRVGTVTLAVALAQSQRRQLFTRPEERPIVG, from the coding sequence GTGAGCACGACCGAGCGGTCGCCGGGAGGCGCGCTGGCGGTGCCGTCGCGCATCAGGCGGTCGCTCGACCAGGTGGCGAGGCGGTCTCCGGCTCGGTTCGCGATCCTGGTCTTCACGGCGCTGATCCTCGTGGTGACGGTGCTGCTGATCCTGCCGGTCTCGTCGGCGGACGGCACGGCGACTGACCTGCCGGACGCCCTGTTCACGGCGGTCTCGGTCATCTGCGTGACCGGCCTCACGACCGTCGACATGGCCACGCACTGGTCGACGTTCGGCGACACGGTCGTCTACGTCGGGGTCCAGGTGGGCGGCATCGGCGTCCTGACTCTGGCGTCGATCCTCGGCATGGTCGTGACGCGGCGGCTCGGGCTGCGGTCGCGGCTGATGGCGGCGAGCGACACGAATCCGCTGCGTGCCCACGCCGGGCCGGTGCCGGAGGTGCAGGCGGTCCGGCTGAGCGACGTGCGCGGGCTGCTGCGGACCGTGGCCCTCAGCGCGCTGGCGATCGAGGGCGCGATCGGGCTCCTGCTCTTCCCTCGCCTCGTCGCCGACGGGATCCCGGTGCGCGACGCGTTCTTCGACGCCTTCTACTACTCGGCGATGGCGTTCACGAACACCGGCTTCACGCCGAACGCGCAGGGCCTGGACGCGTTCGCACACGACTACGCGGCGCTCACGCTGATCATGATCGCCGTGATCCTCGGCAGCGTCGGGTTCCCGGTGATCTACGTCGTCACGCGCAACCTGCGGCATCCGCGGCGCTGGTCGCTGCACACGAAGCTGACGCTGACGACGAGCGCGATCCTGCTGGTCCTGGGCGCCGTGGTGTACCTCGCGCTCGAGTACGACAACCCGCGCACCTTCGGCCACGACGACGCAGGAGCGACGGTGTTCCAGTCGTTCTTCCTCAGCGCGATGTCGCGCTCGGGAGGCTTCTCGACGATCGACATCGCGCACCTGCACGACTCGAGCCTGCTGGTCACCGACATGCTGATGTTCATCGGCGGCGGCTCGGCGTCGACGGCCGGCGGCATCAAGGTGACCACCCTGGCCGTGCTCTTCCTGGCGGCCGTGGCCGAGGCGCGCGGCCGACGCAGCATGGAGGCGTTCGGTCGCCGGATCCCCTCCGACGTCCTCCGCCTCGCTGTCAGCGTCGCACTGTGGGGAGCCACGATCGTGGCCGTGGGCACGATCGTCGTGCAGCAGATCACCCGCGAGAGCCTGTCGCACGTGCTCTTCGAGGTGATCTCCGCCTTCGCCACGTGCGGACTCTCGACGGGACTCACCGGGCACCTGCCCGACGCGGCGAAGTACGTGCTCGCCGTGACCATGTGGATGGGCCGCGTTGGTACCGTGACCCTTGCCGTCGCATTGGCGCAGAGCCAGCGGCGGCAGCTGTTCACCCGCCCCGAAGAGAGGCCGATCGTTGGCTGA
- a CDS encoding 30S ribosomal protein bS22 produces the protein MGSVIKKRRKRMAKKKHRKLLRKTRHQRRNKK, from the coding sequence ATGGGTTCTGTCATCAAGAAGCGTCGCAAGCGCATGGCGAAGAAGAAGCACCGCAAGCTGCTTCGCAAGACGCGCCACCAGCGTCGCAACAAGAAGTAG
- a CDS encoding glutaredoxin family protein produces MPVPHVTLLTKPGCHLCDDARLALEAVLDEVEFRGARDYDELNILEDPALLDEYAEEIPVVLIDGRIHTIWRVDPDRLRTALRAATPKAARP; encoded by the coding sequence GTGCCCGTTCCCCACGTGACGCTGCTGACGAAGCCCGGCTGCCACCTCTGCGACGACGCCCGCCTCGCCCTCGAGGCGGTGCTCGACGAGGTCGAGTTCCGCGGCGCCCGCGACTACGACGAGCTCAACATCCTGGAAGACCCCGCGCTCCTCGACGAGTACGCCGAGGAGATCCCCGTCGTGCTCATCGACGGCCGCATCCACACCATCTGGCGCGTGGACCCCGACCGGCTGCGCACCGCCCTCCGCGCAGCGACCCCGAAGGCGGCCCGCCCGTGA
- a CDS encoding Dabb family protein translates to MTVKHIVVWTVDAASETEKAEALARIEGLLTGLVGRVPSILSLTVGLNGAYPDRNADIALVADFADYEGLEAYQQHPDHREVSATIATLVSSRAAIDFEY, encoded by the coding sequence GTGACCGTCAAGCACATCGTGGTGTGGACCGTCGATGCGGCGAGCGAGACCGAGAAAGCCGAGGCTCTCGCGCGCATCGAAGGCCTTCTCACAGGGCTCGTCGGTCGCGTCCCGTCGATCCTGAGCCTGACCGTCGGCCTCAACGGCGCCTACCCCGACCGCAACGCCGACATCGCGCTCGTCGCCGACTTCGCCGACTACGAGGGTCTGGAGGCGTACCAGCAGCACCCCGACCACCGCGAGGTCTCCGCGACGATCGCGACGCTCGTGTCGTCTCGCGCCGCGATCGACTTCGAGTACTGA
- a CDS encoding potassium channel family protein, which produces MADRIAPDAPVLVIGLGRFGSATAAQLVRQGRDVLIVDDDTATVQRWADRVTHAVQADARDIDALRQIGAADFQVAVVGVGQSIEGSVLITSNLVDLGIPQIWAKAISDTHGRILTRIGATRVVYPEAEAGERTAHLVSGRMLDYIEFDDDFAIVKMHPPGPAIGRRIGDLAGAAKNGVRIAGVKSPGGAFQEAAPDTVVSAGDILIVAGTEAQLERFSSLGD; this is translated from the coding sequence TTGGCTGACCGCATCGCCCCCGACGCCCCAGTGCTCGTGATCGGCCTCGGCCGCTTCGGCTCGGCGACCGCCGCCCAGCTGGTGCGGCAGGGCCGCGACGTCCTCATCGTCGACGACGACACAGCGACGGTGCAGCGCTGGGCCGACCGCGTGACCCACGCCGTGCAGGCTGACGCGCGCGACATCGACGCTCTCCGCCAGATCGGCGCCGCCGACTTCCAGGTCGCGGTCGTCGGCGTCGGCCAGTCGATCGAGGGCAGCGTGCTCATCACGTCGAACCTCGTCGACCTCGGGATCCCGCAGATCTGGGCCAAGGCGATCTCCGACACCCACGGCCGGATCCTCACCCGCATCGGCGCCACCCGCGTCGTCTACCCCGAGGCCGAGGCCGGCGAGCGCACCGCGCACCTCGTCTCCGGCCGCATGCTCGACTACATCGAGTTCGACGACGACTTCGCCATCGTCAAGATGCACCCTCCCGGGCCGGCCATCGGTCGCAGGATCGGAGACCTCGCCGGGGCGGCCAAGAACGGCGTGCGGATCGCCGGCGTGAAGAGCCCGGGCGGCGCCTTCCAGGAGGCAGCGCCCGACACCGTCGTCTCGGCGGGCGACATCCTCATCGTGGCGGGCACCGAGGCGCAGCTGGAGCGCTTCTCGAGCCTCGGCGACTAG
- a CDS encoding helix-turn-helix domain-containing protein: protein MSDDLTGVRFLTVAEVADMMRVSKMTVYRMVHSGELPAIRFGRSFRVPDSAVTAVLRTGIADVG from the coding sequence ATGTCCGACGACCTGACAGGCGTGCGCTTCCTCACGGTGGCCGAAGTCGCCGACATGATGCGCGTCTCCAAGATGACCGTGTACCGCATGGTCCACTCGGGCGAGCTTCCGGCGATCCGCTTCGGCCGCTCCTTCCGTGTGCCCGACTCGGCCGTCACGGCCGTGCTGCGCACCGGCATCGCCGACGTCGGCTGA
- a CDS encoding histidine phosphatase family protein, protein MPANQIHLVRHGEVYNPEGVLYGRIEGFGLSVLGQRMAEAAALFLQNQQAPVKGLFASPLQRTQESAAPWARRFDLAVQTDDRLIEPTNKFEGRRTSVKQTLSHPVEWPWIANPLKPSWGEAYVSIAARMLKAVDAAWQSVDDGDVVLVSHQLPIWMVHRSITGARLFHDPRRRRCSLSSITTLERRRGAFVEVNYREPAATLLATAVDSGAA, encoded by the coding sequence GTGCCCGCGAACCAGATCCATCTCGTCCGTCACGGCGAGGTGTACAACCCCGAGGGCGTCCTGTACGGGCGCATAGAGGGGTTCGGGCTGTCGGTGCTGGGGCAGCGCATGGCCGAGGCGGCCGCCCTCTTCCTGCAGAACCAGCAGGCGCCGGTGAAGGGCCTGTTCGCCAGCCCGCTGCAGCGGACGCAGGAGTCAGCGGCACCGTGGGCACGGCGATTCGACCTCGCTGTCCAGACCGACGACCGCCTCATCGAGCCGACGAACAAGTTCGAGGGCCGGCGCACCTCGGTCAAGCAGACCCTGAGCCACCCCGTCGAGTGGCCCTGGATCGCCAACCCGCTGAAGCCCAGCTGGGGCGAGGCGTACGTCTCCATCGCGGCGCGAATGCTCAAGGCCGTCGACGCCGCCTGGCAGAGCGTCGACGACGGCGACGTCGTCCTCGTGAGCCACCAGCTCCCGATCTGGATGGTGCACCGCAGCATCACCGGCGCCCGACTCTTCCACGACCCGAGGCGGAGGCGCTGCTCGCTGTCGAGCATCACCACCCTCGAGCGCCGCCGCGGCGCGTTCGTCGAGGTGAACTACCGAGAGCCCGCCGCCACTCTGCTGGCGACCGCCGTCGATTCTGGAGCCGCGTGA
- the aspS gene encoding aspartate--tRNA(Asn) ligase — MTTRTLIADLQTMTDGPVRVSGWVETVRDQKKVQFVVLRDESGALQLVNPRTFGEDGAEVASEVSTTISSLSQGSFVSVEGALKHDERVKLGGVEVKVASLDVAALAIPETPIADDSGIDKRMDWRFLDLRVPAHALIFKIQTTFLHALRTYWVEHDFVEIMTPKLMASASESKAELFRVDYFEGNAFLAQSPQFFKQMAQSAGFGKIFEVGPAFRADPSFTSRHATEFTSVDTEFSWIESHEDVMKLHEELLVAGFTAVKEKHGDAIKELFDVEIAVPTVPFPRIPLAEAKEIVAKRGYEVPRADDDMDPEGERQISAYVAEEFGHQFVFLTDYASSIRPFYHMRHEGNPQLTNSYDLIFNGTEISTGAQREHRVEILEAQARDKGLEPEELAGYLDFFRYGVPPHGGFGMGLARVLMLMLKLPNLRETTYLFRGPTRLEP, encoded by the coding sequence GTGACCACACGCACCCTCATCGCAGACCTCCAGACCATGACCGACGGCCCCGTCAGGGTGTCCGGGTGGGTCGAGACGGTGCGCGATCAGAAGAAGGTGCAGTTCGTCGTGCTCCGCGACGAGTCGGGCGCGCTGCAGCTGGTCAACCCGCGCACGTTCGGTGAGGACGGCGCGGAGGTCGCCTCCGAGGTGTCGACGACGATCTCGTCGCTCTCGCAGGGCTCGTTCGTCTCGGTCGAGGGCGCCCTCAAGCACGACGAGCGCGTGAAGCTCGGCGGCGTCGAGGTCAAGGTCGCGTCGCTCGACGTGGCCGCTCTCGCGATCCCCGAGACGCCGATCGCCGACGACTCGGGCATCGACAAGCGCATGGACTGGCGGTTCCTCGACCTCCGCGTGCCCGCGCACGCCCTGATCTTCAAGATCCAGACGACGTTCCTGCACGCCCTGCGCACCTACTGGGTCGAGCACGACTTCGTCGAGATCATGACGCCGAAGCTCATGGCGTCGGCCTCCGAGTCGAAGGCCGAGCTGTTCCGCGTCGACTACTTCGAGGGCAACGCGTTCCTCGCCCAGAGCCCGCAGTTCTTCAAGCAGATGGCCCAGTCGGCGGGATTCGGCAAGATCTTCGAGGTCGGGCCCGCGTTCCGCGCCGACCCGTCGTTCACCTCGCGCCACGCGACCGAGTTCACCTCGGTCGACACCGAGTTCTCGTGGATCGAGTCGCACGAGGACGTCATGAAGCTGCACGAGGAGCTCCTGGTGGCCGGCTTTACCGCGGTGAAGGAGAAGCACGGCGACGCCATCAAAGAGCTCTTCGACGTCGAGATCGCGGTGCCGACGGTGCCGTTCCCGCGCATCCCCCTCGCCGAGGCGAAGGAGATCGTGGCGAAGCGCGGCTACGAGGTGCCTCGGGCCGACGACGACATGGACCCTGAGGGCGAGCGTCAGATCTCGGCCTACGTCGCGGAGGAGTTCGGGCACCAGTTCGTGTTCCTCACCGACTACGCCTCGTCGATCCGGCCGTTCTACCACATGCGCCACGAGGGCAACCCACAGCTCACGAACAGCTACGACCTCATCTTCAACGGCACCGAGATCTCGACCGGCGCCCAGCGCGAGCACCGCGTCGAGATCCTCGAGGCGCAGGCCCGCGACAAGGGCCTCGAGCCGGAAGAGCTGGCGGGCTACCTCGACTTCTTCCGCTACGGCGTTCCGCCGCACGGCGGGTTCGGCATGGGTCTGGCCCGCGTGCTCATGCTCATGCTGAAGCTGCCGAACCTCCGCGAGACGACGTACCTGTTCCGCGGGCCGACGCGCCTCGAGCCGTAA
- a CDS encoding TlpA family protein disulfide reductase: MPTSPLSRRALLRLGALGALSAGTAATLAACTSNNSLVQQYNNGSDKNYISGDGSVEEFKPSARKDPIEFSSTTEHGKTITRKQFEGKVVVLNFWYASCPPCRAEAPALESLAKKYAGKAQFIGVNVRDEADTAIAFERSFKVTYPSVIDATDAKVQLALAGQRGPNATPTTIVLDQKGRVAARVLGEINKSILDTLISDTVSEAQ; this comes from the coding sequence GTGCCAACGTCCCCCCTGTCGAGACGGGCGCTGCTGCGCCTGGGTGCGCTCGGCGCGCTGAGCGCCGGCACCGCCGCGACTCTCGCCGCCTGCACCTCGAACAACAGCCTCGTGCAGCAGTACAACAACGGCTCCGACAAGAACTACATCTCCGGCGACGGCTCCGTCGAGGAGTTCAAGCCGTCGGCCCGCAAAGACCCGATCGAGTTCTCGTCCACGACCGAGCACGGCAAGACGATCACGCGCAAGCAGTTCGAGGGCAAGGTCGTGGTGCTGAACTTCTGGTACGCGTCGTGCCCGCCCTGCCGCGCCGAGGCTCCTGCGCTCGAGTCGCTCGCGAAGAAGTACGCCGGCAAGGCGCAGTTCATCGGCGTAAACGTGCGCGACGAGGCCGACACGGCCATCGCGTTCGAGCGCAGCTTCAAGGTGACCTACCCCTCGGTCATCGACGCGACCGACGCGAAGGTCCAGCTCGCCCTCGCCGGCCAGCGCGGCCCGAACGCCACGCCGACCACGATCGTGCTCGACCAGAAGGGGCGCGTCGCCGCGCGCGTGCTCGGCGAGATCAACAAGAGCATCCTCGACACCCTGATCTCCGACACGGTCTCCGAGGCCCAGTAG